The segment ACGAACACAGGCCGGTTGGAGCGCGACCCTCGTGGCAACAGGCCAACAGCAACGACATTTCCGGGGCGATTCTAGAGACGCAGGCCTCCTCCCCAGGGCTCTTCCCGGGGTCCCTCCCGCACGCGGCCGGACGCCAGCCCCGGCGACGCGCCTCCGCCCGCGCTACAGGGAGCAGGCCGGGTGTAAACGCTGCGCTCCCCGAACAGCCGCCCGCCCGCAGCTGGCACGTCTGAGCCGGACCAGCCTTGGGGGGTGTGGGCCCCCCACCTCTAGGCACAGGGCGAcccccctgctgcaggccccaTCCTGACCACCCTCTCCCAGCCGCTGGGCCCCGTGcggcgggaagcagagcgccGTGGGGCTGGAAGGCTGCCAGGCCAGTGAGTGGGAGGGGGCGTTCCCTGCCGCTGCCCCCTTAATTCCCCGGGGCCCCACTGTCCCTAGGACGTTTGAAGCGCTgggcctggggcaactgccccgaaTCATTCTCTGGCCGGGCCGGCTCTGCACGGGAGTGGGCAAAGGGAGCGAGCCGACGGGCGGGGACAGACGCTCGGCCCTATCCGGGACCACTGGAGGGCTGTTCTGGACTCATCCAGCAGCCCACAGCGACCGCAGCACTGAGCTGGGACATCAGTGTCCAATTCGCGCCGTGAAATGGGATCCCCCAGCCGGAGGCCGCCCGAGATGAGCGTAGATCGGAGGAGATGTTGGGGCTTTCGGGGGCTTGTTAGGGATTTttttcaccctccctccctccgctccGGCTGTGAGGGGTCCCCAAATGCCGCCACTCGCCGTGGCTAGTACCGACCAGAAAAAGCAGTAAGGATCAAATCTGCAAGCGGGCCCACGTGAGTTAGGAGTTTAAGCCCCGTTTTGGAAATGGAGGCGGGGCCAGATGAGAAACGGTATTTAGGGGCTTAACTCCCGTTACGTCAATGGAGGGTCGGCTCCTAAGTTCCTTGCAACGCCTGGTAAAGGCTCCCCCGTCGGCGATGAAAACGGGGACACGGGCGCTTTTGCAAACGTCTCCCAAGGTGGCCTCTGGTGCAGGCGGGTTTCCACGCACAACTCCCGGCTCCccaaggggaacccccccccccccccccgctccacccctccctccccagtcaaCGAGAAACCCACTTCCCTCGGCACTCAAGGGCGGATCGGTTTTCTGCTCTCCAGCCCGCTCCCCCCGGGGGCGAGCCCGTCCTCAGCTGCCCGCCACGACAGAGGGACGTGCACGAGCGCCCGCTGGCTTCCAGGGCCTCACCTGGGAGAAGGCAGGCACGGCCACGCTGTAGGGTCTCTGTTTGAAGGcgctgccgggctgggcggggaagGCCCGCGAGGAGGACACGCCGTAGTCCGGCGGAGGGATGCTGATGTCGTCCTTATCCAGCAGgttccccgtgctgctgcttttCCCCGGCTGCAAGCTGCCAACGGGAGAAGAAGCGATCaaccgccaccccccccccacgcgtCTCTTCACCGCTGGGCTCCTCGGGGGGCACCGGGCCTTGCGATGCGCTTAGCCCGGCAGCGGCCAGGAGCCACCCGCCGGGAGCACAGCGCAAGCAAGAGGCACGGGGGGGCCCGAGTTCTCCGTCATTCGCCGGCGGGGAGGAGCCGACTGGAGACTGGCGGGCTGGGGGAGCCGGGTGGGTCCCAGGACACGAGGGGGGAGGCGGGCCAGGCTGCGTCCCATGACAGTGGCTGGCAGCGTGTGGGTGCAGAACGTCAGGCCGCCTAGCTCGGCACGCAGGGACCCCGGGGGCTGCTGAGGCCGGGGCACGTGCCTGTCGAGCACCCTGGGCCGGACCCGGGTCTGACGTCCGGCTCCTAGGCAGCAGGGGCACGGGACGCCCCCACGGCACACCGCCCCCCACTCCCTTTGGCCAGgagccagccagtgggagctaggGAGGGTCCGGGCCTGCCGGGGAGAGCCATGGGCAGCTGCTCACGTGGCTCCGGCCTAGAGGCGGCCCTGTTGCCCTCCGCATCTGGGGCACAAGTGGGCCAAGGGGccaagacaggcaggaagctgcctcagCATTTCTGCTGACCAGAAGCCATGGGAGGAAAGCCCGGGCCCTGGCCCTAGgacccagtgccctgccccagctctgagcccctccaaAGCCAGAATCTCCTGCCCCCTAGCCCTCTCATCCATCACTCCACCTCAGCCTGCCTCACCAGCCCTGGCCCCGATCCCCAACCCTACACTGGGACCACCTCATGCCCAGCTCGaccgccccgccctccccctcagccccatcctgccccccggCGCCCTTATCCTCTGCTGGGTCTCAGGCATCCGTTTTCTTCAATTGGGTCACCATTAAAATGGAAAGCCACTGTCTTATGAGACCCACTTCCGTAGGCGAGAGTCAGGCGCACGCGGGGGAGTCAGGCGCACGCGGGGGAGTCAGGCGCACGCGGGGGTGTACACCTCGCTCTCCTGGACCATGGaaaccccaacctcccccactccgaggcccttctcctgcagccctcagcaccgACCCGACTCGGGATCCAGAGTTAGCCCTGCCAGGAAACGTCACTCAAGGCTTCTGTATTTCTCCACAtagctcagggctgggccagatgcggcctgggggctggatcggGCCCACCGAACACttggatccggcccgcggacggcagctggctgctttctattCCTAGCCTGCTGCCCGGGCCGccgaatttccaggcggtggctcagaCAGCAGGATCCTATTAAATGGCTCCTGTGCACGGTGCTACCCCGGCAGGGGTCAaggccacgagccctttaaatagccacagcaacctcgagcggctgccaggcaacgcggcagcggcagggccaggagccgggAGCCATTTACGGTATTTTTAATCCAAAGCCTCCGGCCCCAGACAGCTGAACCGCTGGAACCGAGCCCAGCTCACGAGCCTCTTTTCTCCGGTCACTCCCCAGCTCCTTGCAGCATCTCGCGGCCTGTCGCTACCGCAGACGGGTGAGTGCCCTGTGGGTTCTcccgaggctggggggggggggggagaagcggtgCGTTTACAGCGCCATGGGCTAGCTGAAGATAAGGGGCAGGTCCCCGCGTCAGCCCAAGTACGGAGACTCTCTCCCATCGGACAGTCCTGGTGATGCTGCCCACCTGAAAGCCTCCGAATGCCCCTGAGGGAGAAAGCGCCCTACCCcactctcccccatctcctagGGCATCTAGAGCCTTCTCCGTGGTCATACAGGATGCAGGAGCAGCCATGGCTGATGCAACACGCCTGGTGAGGAGCCCTTCCCTTCGCATTGCTCTGGGTTACTCAACGACAGGTGGAACCGgcgccctcgggacctgactggccccgaagcagagaatttgccagacctcGGGAGGTcggtattgtctagcagcgtgaccgacacttccactgctggCTGGGCTCGGAGGAGACActtggggtcaattagagctgAAGAACAGCACCGaacgctgagagccaggcctggtggctgcaaacaaactttatgggaccgcgggaaacttggccacgcccactAGAAGCGAACATCCGGCTCACTCAAGTCacgccggaccacggatgttgatGGACCGGAcgtgccggactagaaaggttcaatctTTACAGACGTGacctctgggggcaggggggaatcATCACATTGTTTCCACAACCAAGCTGGCAAGACTGCAGCAGCGTAGCTGGGGAAAGCACAGTACGTGCCGGCCCCGGGACCCACGCGCAAGCCGGTCAGCACTGGGAGAGGATCCCCAGACCCACATGAACATCCCCCAACCCCCGCGACGGACAGAGCGTTTTTACCTCACGTGTACCCGGTCGCTTCCATCGCTGTCGAGAACCCGCGTGTAGGAGAAAGGGAACCAGCCTCGTCTGCAGGGCAGAGCCACAAGTCAGAGTCAAACCGAGCCGTTCCCGTGGAGACGTGTCTATGAAGGGGACTCGCCGGCTACAAGCCGCACTGGGCTGTGCCAGCAGGGACCAGCTCTGACGGCTTTGCAGGTGTGTGCCACGGACCAATCAATCAAGTGTGGGAAACACTCGGGCGCTTACCGATACTATTCCGAAAGGTCCCTTCCTGGCCTAAACCAGCCCCCCTtggattctccctcccccagccacctgcAACGCCAAGGCGAGGGGACttttgcaggccacagaatggatttttttcttttaaaatacaagATTTCAGGTTTGGCATGTGGGACCAAAATGGAAATACTGGCTGGTGGCAAAGGAATTTCGGGGCGCCGGCCACTCCGGAGTGAGGTGCTGGGGCCCCCCTGCAGTTCTCGGGACTTCCCAGACACTCACAGTTTTGTTTTCTCACTCTCCCCGTAGTGCCATCCGTCTCGGGCCTCCGGCACCAGGAGCGTGATGAGATCTCCTTCCTTGAAACTCAGGAGGGTGCTGTTATCCCCCGCGGCGTGGGAGAAAATGGCCCGCACGCGCATCCGGCCGTTCCGCTCGAGCCCGGCCGCCATGGAGCTGGAGCGCGGCAAGGTCTTGTTTTCAGCTGCGGAGACAGGAAGCCAGCCCCGAGGTCTCAGGCACGTGGCTGACCAAACCTTAGCTTGCCACCGAGGCAGAGTCATCCATCGACCCCGGCTCAGCCGACATGGCAGCGAAAGGAAGCGACCCCCCTTTTAGCCAGTTGAGCAAGGGCGGGAACCTCTCGgatcaggggccgctgacccacagacccATCagcgggggccgcacacaagtgagaagcaaaaaaaataaaaacgtCCCTCCCCACGTTCTCCTCCCACACCAAACtccaggggggcccaggctagtaaattttTTCCTTCCAAGAGGAACTGCAGccccaaactgcccccccccttcctaacACTGTGCTCAGAGATGGGTGAAACGGCAACCCCGCCCCACATGGCTGTCAGGGCCAGGGACGACTGCATCATCACGAGGGAAGTGAACCAGGCAACTCGTCACCGGGGGACACTTCACAGTCACTAACAGGCAGCCTccgtcccccctcagcccccgacCCGGAGCCCGCCCGGCCGCGGCTCTCCTTACTGGTGGCGTAGCTGTTTTTCGGCGTCACGCTCTTGCGCACAGGGAGCGTGTTGGAGTACGAGTCGCTCAGCTGCTtctgatgctggggaggggagagggatttcGGCTGGGCGCTCTTCATCTCGGACCAGCGGCTGTAGTCCTCGCTCTCCGGGCCCGAGACCCCGTTCATTACGGGAATGGTCTCTTGGGCCGACATGCGCTGAGGAAAGGAAGGGCACCGGGAGAGGTCAGCGAGAGGCACGGGGCCTTACGCAGGCGGCCTGTTTCCGTAAGGGCTCACGCTGGAGGAGAACACAGAATCGGGCCCCGGCGTGGCACGTCTAGCGCCCTGCCTCCAGTCAGGGCCGGACCTTAGTGCAGGGGCTACTCAACACAAGGCCAACGGGCTGCATGCTCGCGGCCCACGGCGCAGTCTGGGTTTACGCGGGGCCCCACACGCGGGTGGGAGCcgaaacaaaaaagcagtcaatagACTGGTCTGGTGAGATGTGTGTTAGTTCAATTCCTGGCCTGTCGTTGCTCAAAGTGCTGCCTTATGGGTGGAAGTGGGTCAATGTTGCATTTTAtcagtatcagcagaactgacttaaacggggccCGGGTGCTGTGTCGTCTCGCCTTCACCTTTGTACTCCtggctgtcagtgtgaaagaagctatctgcatatatttgcatatagatttgcacgtatatgcaaccacacttcagttgaggccctcggcacgtgctgtgagtatcactgtagccccagggagcagccctgcCTTAGTGCTTCGGGAAAAGCCATCGTGTGAGCGATCAGCCCCCCTCCCATTCCTGCCGCGATCCGTGCATGCCTGGCCCGTGGCGCTACAGATCCCCCTCCTCGCAGGATGCGCAGGGAGATGCTAGCGCTCGGACCACGGGTGGCGGGTGTGCAAGGCCGGGGAGACCGCCAAGTCTGGCCACGCCCacgctccacccccagaacgcctgcGGTTACTGCCCCCCCATGCCTGCCCTCCTGCTGCTGGAGAGGCTGgcgtgccctcctccctcccccagggcagggaaggggtggggctggaagtggATCGGGGGGCTGTCATGACATGGTTCAGACAGTCCCTTTCTCAGCCCACCTGGAGGATTGCTCTGGCTGCAAGTACCAGATGTACCCACCCAGTGCCAATTGCTCAGCAATGTAACGCAAGGGATCCAGGGCTGTGGAGTCTCCAGCACTGGGAacacttaagagcaggttggacggacgtctgtcagggatgacctagatgccaggagggcaggggcctggactcgacctccccgaggtcccttccggttctagcgTTCTGGGATTTTCATTCCCAGCGGGGGCCGTGCCCCTCGCCGCCTTGCATACTTACCCCCACGAAGGGCGCTAGCTCCGGCGGGACAGGGAGCGGTTTGGCCCCCGGGATGGGGTCGGAGATGATGAGGTTCGATTTGGACGTCGACAGGGAGCTGGGGATGATCGTGCCATTGCTGCTGGCGACCATCTGCTGCATCAGCTGGACGGCCCGGTCTGGGAATTTGTTGGGGTCGGCGCAAGACTGTTGCCAAATCGGGAGTTTCTGCGTCAGGATCTCTTTCCCCTAGAAGCACAAAGGGAGAAGTGAGACCCCCAGAGACCCACCGACAAATCCACTCACCTCTcaagctggggggcagagaactACCCGGGACGCATGTGCCTCATGCGGGATTCCCGCTGGCACAGAAAACGGACCAGGATTATGTGCATCTGTAGCCGGCGTGAGATACAAAGCACCACCCGGCCGGCTCTCCTCTTGGCCCATCTCAGTAGAGCAGAGAGACGGCGCACCCGGCAGGTGTAACCAACAGGGCTGAGTGCACCAGCTGACAAGCAGCTGTTGACGTAAAAcggctagagttgccagatggtttcaataaaaataccggacacacttaacatgacatcacaatcgacattccagcTTATTTAGACAATACCGGACGGTTCTATTGTCTccgtttgtttcccaaacagaaagctcaaatactggactgtctggttcaaaactggacacctggccaccctaaaAATGGCCGATGAGCCAGTACGGGCTCATGAAAAATGGAAGGGGATTGCGTTTCTCGCGCTTGCTTGGGAACGCTCTGCAGGCGTGGCTGCTCCAAGAATGGACGTGCCAAAACCAGCAAGGGAAGAGCTGGGCGATTTCGTGTATTTGACCTCTCCTGGATACCAAGAAGTAATTCCTATCCAAGGCTCAGTCAAGGCGAGCTCCGGGAACCACCCCTTCTCCCTATCGCCCAGCTCGCTCAAATCACGTGGCTGTTtgcggaccagagagttctggactagagaggttcaagggTTCCGAAGGGCCGCTGGTATCTCGTGGGGCTCCAGCAACGTTTGAGGGGCTCGGAAGCATCCGGCTCTGAACCGAACAGTTCCCCCCCGGAACGTGTACTGGGTTTGGACTCCGCACACGTGACCGAGCGAGGCTGCGGTGACTCACTGGGACTCTTCTGTTACTCCCTTGCTCAAAGCTCCCTCGTGGCAGACGGAGATTACAAGTGAGATGAGCGACAAGTAGGGGGGGGAAAACCCACAGGAATAACTCGAACTGTGATCACAAGCAGGCGGCCGGCTGTTGTGTTAAGGAAGCAGCAGGCGTTACGGACCCTTAGTGGCATCGTTAGCTAACGGACCACcacaagggggcaggagcactCTGCCCCAAGGCCTCGGCAAACAGGTAGGGGTTCGCAGCAGTCCCCCCCCGGCCAAAAAAAGTAAAAGCTAAATGGGCCCGTGGACCAGCAGCCtcgctatttacctctctccttCGCTACTGTACAGCTCACCCGGACCACCCCCTTCCCCGCTGCTCCTCCCAGGCCAACGGCAGCCGAGGAGCGGAAACGGTCCGGGAGAAGGTCCCGGTGCGAGGTCAGGTGACCCAACGGGGATCCGACCCCTCCGTGAAGCCGGCGCGCCCCTGACGCAGGGCGGCCCGGGGACGACGCGAGGGAAGCGGGGAGGTGTGTTCTGCCTCAGGTGGGCAGAGGGTCCTGGGGCGGGAGAGTGGGGCTGTGGCCTGCTGCTGCAGCCTTGCCAGGCCGGGCAAGCGCTGGGCTTTGGCAGCCACTCCAGGAGAGCTCTGAAGTTGGGGGGTCTCCTTTGGGGGCCCAGCAAAGCAGCTGTAGATACACGGCACGTGCCCTCCATCCCGTAGGTCTCTGGCCAAACGCCCACCCCCCGGACCCGTCTGCCAGGCTCAAAGCTCCACCTCACGGAGACAAGGGAGTGGCATATGCAGTCCAGGAACACCCCGCCCCCATGGCGGCGCAACGCACCCATCGGCGCACATCCCCGGCTCCCGTCGGCCCGAGCCCCAGGGCACCGGTCTGGTACAGCGCTCAGCCAGGCAGCCCGGCTCGTTAGCTCAACCTAGGTCTCTTTGAGGGCCCCtggtctccccccagcaccaatcCAAAAGGCCCCCCGCCCTCCCGTGACCACCGCCATACAGACAGGCGCGCTCATGCGTCGGTCCTTTCGCCGGCGGAGTAGCGCCGTGGCTGCTCACCTTCGCGTGGTAGGCGATGGTGTTCTTCGCCACCGCGCACTGTTTCTCCACCAGGAAGCAGAACCGTCTCCGCTCCTCCGTGAGCGCGGTCTTATAGCCGTCGGAGACGTAGTTTTCGAGCTCCCCTTGCTTGCTGCTGATGGTGTCGATGCACTAGGAGAAGAAGAGACGCGAGCCGGTTACTGGAAGGGGGGTGTTTCGTGTCAGTGTGATGACCTTGCTGCAGGTTTGAAAGAGGCACCCGGAACCCCACCACAAAGGCCCGTTCTTTCGGGTCCGGACCCCGAGCACTGCCTGGGCCCGTGCTGCAAGAAATACCTGCGGCATTAGCCTGCCCATCCCTTCCCGTCTCCCACCAGAGCACAGACGCTATCGACACACGCCACGGCTCCGGGCCGACGGCTGGCCTGCCGGCACGGAACTCTCGGCGCACACGTGTGTGTGCGGGCACGTGGGGCGTGCGAGTGCGCatccctccccagccatccttACTCATCCGaacacccccacacacagctcctgACTCAGAGCGTGGGCTTCAGCAGCCgtgtgggcgggcggggggagggcagagccgaGCGGCTTTGCAGCTCCCCCCTCTCCAACGCCCACACTCGGGGAGAGCGCTGGCTCAGAACATGCTGCACGAGCTGGCGCTGCTGCCTAAGCCCTGCCGGCGTGAGGCAGCTCGGACGCAGGACGTTTCTGCCCCGACCCCTCCATCTGCCACAGCAGGGGAGCACGCCCCCCTTCCCGGCGCACCCCCCGCTCTGGCAAACCGGCACACAAAGCCCCCGAAGAGAACCGAGAGGCTGCGGAGCAAGACGAGAGCGGTTCCCttcacctcatgcccccccaaGCCCCTTGCttgtgccctccccctcccatctccggGGCCATTTCTAGAAGATGCCCTGAAAGGCTAAACGAACCCGAGCACAGAGTCGCTTCGCCGCCACTGTCCAAGCGCAGAGCCCCCGTTCTCACCACACGCTCTGCCTGGCAGCGAGGGGGTCCTGGGCACGAAACCGCCCCGGGCCTCAGAGGGGGTCCCCATGGCAGGTGGGTGCCGATactcccaccccctctctttgCAGCGCGCACACAACCTCTCCCCCGCCGGTGGAACTCGCCCCCCTTTCGTTTTGCTTGGGCTCCGCAGCCCTCGGACCCGGCGCTTCCCCGGGCGCACGGCCTGCGAGCGCCACAAAAACCAGTCACGTCCCTGCCCTCGCACGGCATCACGGGGACCACCGGCTGGTCCCCGGACCCTGCTTCTGTCATTGGGTACGTTTCGTGCTGCAGGAAGAAGCCGCTGAGACAGCAGCACCTCTCGGTAACAACCGTCGTGGAGGCTTCGGAGACAGGCCGACGCTTCAGGAAGCCGGTGAGGAGCTGGGCTCAGGCcacaaatccccctcccccaggaccccAAGCAGGGAGACCATCTGGCAGTTCAGCTAGACAAGAGAGGGTCTGAATTTCTTCACCACTTCCCTGAGCCTCCCAGCGGTCTCCTAGAGAAACCCGCCGGGAGAGCCAACGCCCGCGGCGGCTTGTTCTCTCGGAACGGGCTTGGAGGGCAATTTGCAAGACTGGGGCAGCAGCCGGCCAGCCATAGTGGGACCTTGGCAAGGGAGGAGGGGTCGGCTCCATGCTCCtcgaaggggcgtggcctcaggtggaaggggcgtggccagcAGCGCTGTCTGGAGCGGGCAGTGCTGtgtccccacctcccaggagGAGCGGAGGAGGAGCCCTAAGAGCTGCCCGGGGTGGCTGcgtggggctccagcggtgcagggctgcGGGGTTCCCCCTATGCAAGACCAAGTGGCTTGCTGCACCCCAGAGCAAAGCCCAGGTCTGAGCAGCAGGAAACGCCAGAGCGCGCCCTGGGGGAACGTGCCTTTGGCGCACTGGGGAGACTCTTCTAGCTAGTTTGCTCCTGGATCTCGCCCGCGGGCGCAGAGTGGCCAGcagcgaaaggggagaaaggccccGCTCTGCCGCACCCAGAGACCGCAGACAGAAACACTTCCCACCACCCCCAGGTTTCCCCCTGCTGGCCGGCACGCCCTGAAGTCAGGGTCAACCCCGGGAGGGGCCAGAGCCGTGCTCTCCGCCCACGCCGGCACACGTAACCCACTCAACGCGCTGGCGCGAGGCGGCGACAGGCTGCACGGAAACCGAACCCCAGCTGATCCGAACAGGCCGGCAGCAGCCTGCGGGCGGGCAAAGGGCGATGAGAGAACCTAAGTCTAGGGAAGGCAggcccctagccccgcccctaccgcctgaggccacgcccctgccgcccagtgtcctgtgggagccaagaccccccccacacagcgggccagcctcccccctcccagccctttagCATGGGGAGGGctgtccccccagcctccctagccccagcagggctggcggcACGGCCCCCTTCTACCAGCCCACGCGGGGCGGATGCCTGGACAGCCCTGGGAGACTGTAGGAGATGTGCTGGAGGGGCGAGGGGGGGCAGGCAagtggtttgggaaggcattgcctgcccctgcctcttgGACCTGCCGCCCTTGGCAACGGCGCGGACAGAGGCTGGCAGGGCCGTGCAGCGCGCCACACGCACGCCCCGCGTGCCCACGGAGGGGGCCCGGCAGCAGCCGTGCTGGAGatcgctgggggaggaggagcagcctcTTCCCAGTGCGCTAGCTCAGCGCCGGAGGCCGGGCACAGGAGCCAACCCTCAGAGAACAACGTGCCGAGGGGACGGGCTCGGCCCGAGACAGGCGCCCGTCTCCGTCACTCCCCGCCGGGCCTCCCCAACCCTGCGGGGGCCAAGTGGGGGCGAATTGTCGGGGGGAAGGGCACCGAAATCCTTGGCAGTGGAGTCTAACCCCTCCCCAGAAGAACAAGCTCCCGCCTGACCACTCTGGAAAGCGCTTCTGGGTTTTTAGGTTGATGGAGCCTTCAAATTCCTCCCGTCCCTCGGGTGCAGGCCGCAGCTAAAACTGGCACCAGGAACAGAGCTGGCCTAATTAGCAATGTCGGCATCTCCTTGTACCCCCAGGGAGCCACGGGCATTCGAGGGGAGAGGGATGGTGGCTTAAAATAGCCTTGCCTTACGGCCTGGAGGCAGAGGCCAGAACTCCTGTTAAGGAAGATGCagcttttgggggggaagggaggtgggactCAATCTCGGAAGGACGGAAGAGCGAAATCTTGCCCCTCACAAAAGCTGGGCAGCCTGGCAAGGCCCAGCGGTGCCCCCGGGAGCCGGTGACTCATTCCGAAGGTGGCGCGCGCCGCAAGCGCCGCGAAGGGCTCCCATTGTTctccctgtgggggagggaggcgctcGCCAGAAGGTGAAAGCCCCGTCTCTGCAGCGAGCATAGGAGGCTGCCCTGCCCACGTGAATCATTCCCAGAACAGCAGCCACTCGGCCTGCCTACGGCTTTAACTCTCGCTCTGCTGGAATCGGGGACGAGAAGGGCACCTGGGAGAGAGTCGGCTGGAAACGTGGTTTAGGAACGGAAAGCAGCAAGGGCTGCGGAGCAAGTCTAAGTAGCACAGAATCccggggctggcagagaccttccgagcccttgcccaaagcaggaccaaccccgactcaatcatcccagccagggcttggtcaaaccAGGAGTAAAAATCTccaacgatggagattccaccccctccctagggaacccatcccagcgcttccccaccctcctagggaaagagcttttcctaatatccaaccaagacctccctcactgcaactttgCTCCTCGCTCTGTCACCACCAagaacagcctgtctccagcctctctggaactcCCCCTTCAAGGCATTaaaaaggctgctatcaaacccccctcactcttctcttccgtaAGCACCCTCAGAAGAGCTTACTGAATATTTGTAACAGCCAACTAACTCTTCGAGATCTAAAaccaacgagcagtcc is part of the Pelodiscus sinensis isolate JC-2024 chromosome 20, ASM4963464v1, whole genome shotgun sequence genome and harbors:
- the BAIAP2 gene encoding BAR/IMD domain-containing adapter protein 2 isoform X7, with translation MAEVHRQIQNQLEEMLKSFHNELLTQLEQKVELDSRYLSAALKKYQTEQRSKGDSLEKCQAELKKLRKKSQGSKNPQKYSDKELQCIDTISSKQGELENYVSDGYKTALTEERRRFCFLVEKQCAVAKNTIAYHAKGKEILTQKLPIWQQSCADPNKFPDRAVQLMQQMVASSNGTIIPSSLSTSKSNLIISDPIPGAKPLPVPPELAPFVGRMSAQETIPVMNGVSGPESEDYSRWSEMKSAQPKSLSPPQHQKQLSDSYSNTLPVRKSVTPKNSYATTENKTLPRSSSMAAGLERNGRMRVRAIFSHAAGDNSTLLSFKEGDLITLLVPEARDGWHYGESEKTKLRGWFPFSYTRVLDSDGSDRVHVSLQPGKSSSTGNLLDKDDISIPPPDYGVSSSRAFPAQPGSAFKQRPYSVAVPAFSQDYLMPYGRAVTEYARGLCHLPSAHYKPYARPAGLEDYGPRAGSRNPFANIQLKPTVTNDRSAPLIS
- the BAIAP2 gene encoding BAR/IMD domain-containing adapter protein 2 isoform X1, which translates into the protein MARSEEVHRLTETVYKTIMEQYNPNLRNFISMGKNYEKALAGVTYAAKGYFDALVKMGELACESQGSKELGDVLFQMAEVHRQIQNQLEEMLKSFHNELLTQLEQKVELDSRYLSAALKKYQTEQRSKGDSLEKCQAELKKLRKKSQGSKNPQKYSDKELQCIDTISSKQGELENYVSDGYKTALTEERRRFCFLVEKQCAVAKNTIAYHAKGKEILTQKLPIWQQSCADPNKFPDRAVQLMQQMVASSNGTIIPSSLSTSKSNLIISDPIPGAKPLPVPPELAPFVGRMSAQETIPVMNGVSGPESEDYSRWSEMKSAQPKSLSPPQHQKQLSDSYSNTLPVRKSVTPKNSYATTENKTLPRSSSMAAGLERNGRMRVRAIFSHAAGDNSTLLSFKEGDLITLLVPEARDGWHYGESEKTKLRGWFPFSYTRVLDSDGSDRVHVSLQPGKSSSTGNLLDKDDISIPPPDYGVSSSRAFPAQPGSAFKQRPYSVAVPAFSQDYLMPYGRAVTEYARGLCHLPSAHYKPYARPAGLEDYGPRAGSRNPFANIQLKPTVTNDRSAPLIS
- the BAIAP2 gene encoding BAR/IMD domain-containing adapter protein 2 isoform X3, with the translated sequence MARSEEVHRLTETVYKTIMEQYNPNLRNFISMGKNYEKALAGVTYAAKGYFDALVKMGELACESQGSKELGDVLFQMAEVHRQIQNQLEEMLKSFHNELLTQLEQKVELDSRYLSAALKKYQTEQRSKGDSLEKCQAELKKLRKKSQGSKNPQKYSDKELQCIDTISSKQGELENYVSDGYKTALTEERRRFCFLVEKQCAVAKNTIAYHAKGKEILTQKLPIWQQSCADPNKFPDRAVQLMQQMVASSNGTIIPSSLSTSKSNLIISDPIPGAKPLPVPPELAPFVGRMSAQETIPVMNGVSGPESEDYSRWSEMKSAQPKSLSPPQHQKQLSDSYSNTLPVRKSVTPKNSYATTENKTLPRSSSMAAGLERNGRMRVRAIFSHAAGDNSTLLSFKEGDLITLLVPEARDGWHYGESEKTKLRGWFPFSYTRVLDSDGSDRVHVSLQPGKSSSTGNLLDKDDISIPPPDYGVSSSRAFPAQPGSAFKQRPYSVAVPAFSQDYLMPYGRAVTEYARGLCHLPSAHYKPYARPAGLEDYGPRAGSSPDVEVARF
- the BAIAP2 gene encoding BAR/IMD domain-containing adapter protein 2 isoform X6, encoding MARSEEVHRLTETVYKTIMEQYNPNLRNFISMGKNYEKALAGVTYAAKGYFDALVKMGELACESQGSKELGDVLFQMAEVHRQIQNQLEEMLKSFHNELLTQLEQKVELDSRYLSAALKKYQTEQRSKGDSLEKCQAELKKLRKKSQGSKNPQKYSDKELQCIDTISSKQGELENYVSDGYKTALTEERRRFCFLVEKQCAVAKNTIAYHAKGKEILTQKLPIWQQSCADPNKFPDRAVQLMQQMVASSNGTIIPSSLSTSKSNLIISDPIPGAKPLPVPPELAPFVGRMSAQETIPVMNGVSGPESEDYSRWSEMKSAQPKSLSPPQHQKQLSDSYSNTLPVRKSVTPKNSYATTENKTLPRSSSMAAGLERNGRMRVRAIFSHAAGDNSTLLSFKEGDLITLLVPEARDGWHYGESEKTKLRGWFPFSYTRVLDSDGSDRVHVSLQPGKSSSTGNLLDKDDISIPPPDYGVSSSRAFPAQPGSAFKQRPYSVAVPAFSQGLEDYGPRAGSSPDVEVARF
- the BAIAP2 gene encoding BAR/IMD domain-containing adapter protein 2 isoform X4 is translated as MARSEEVHRLTETVYKTIMEQYNPNLRNFISMGKNYEKALAGVTYAAKGYFDALVKMGELACESQGSKELGDVLFQMAEVHRQIQNQLEEMLKSFHNELLTQLEQKVELDSRYLSAALKKYQTEQRSKGDSLEKCQAELKKLRKKSQGSKNPQKYSDKELQCIDTISSKQGELENYVSDGYKTALTEERRRFCFLVEKQCAVAKNTIAYHAKGKEILTQKLPIWQQSCADPNKFPDRAVQLMQQMVASSNGTIIPSSLSTSKSNLIISDPIPGAKPLPVPPELAPFVGRMSAQETIPVMNGVSGPESEDYSRWSEMKSAQPKSLSPPQHQKQLSDSYSNTLPVRKSVTPKNSYATTENKTLPRSSSMAAGLERNGRMRVRAIFSHAAGDNSTLLSFKEGDLITLLVPEARDGWHYGESEKTKLRGWFPFSYTRVLDSDGSDRVHVSLQPGKSSSTGNLLDKDDISIPPPDYGVSSSRAFPAQPGSAFKQRPYSVAVPAFSQGLEDYGPRAGSRNPFANIQLKPTVTNDRSAPLIS